Below is a genomic region from Methanococcus vannielii SB.
ACAGCTTGGAAATGACTTTTTAAACCACGATATCGTATTTTCATCGTATTCTTTAGGCGTTGATGACATGGAAGACTCTTTAAAAAAAATGAATGACGCCGCAAAAAAATATTGCTGTATATTAACTTTTGGAACCCGCCAAGCTTGGAAAGAAATATATAATAAAATTGGGGAAGTTTTGATTGAAAATGATGAAAATAGAAAAGAATTTGGCCTTACTTATATTTTAATTTATAATATACTTCACCAAATTGGAATTTATGCAGACGTTAAAATTACTGAAAAGCCCTTTTCACAAGTATTTTGCGACCTAGATGAAGCGGTATCTCATTATCTAGAACGATTTAAGGCAAGAGGGAAAATTTACCCAACAAAAGAGCAGATTTCAAAAGTAAAAGATATTTTGTCAACAGAATTAACAAAAACAGAAGATTCTTTTAAATTTGAAAAGTTTTCAAAAGAGGCAATGATTTACTGGAAAAAGGAAATTTAACTTAATTTTATTTAACTTAAATTCTATCACTTTAAAACTACTTATTATAGTTTTGAATTTTAAGTTTTTTAAGATGCTTTACAAGCTTTTTTAATTCTAAAACGAATTTAATATTTCCTTCTGACCTAAATATCTTTATAATTGACTTAACTTGAATAATTGCTTCATCATATCGTTTTATTGTGGCATACATTGCCCCTAAGTTATAAATTGCTTCCCAGTAACACGGGTTAATCTCAATTGCTTTTTTGTAGTGCTCTTCTGCTTTAGCATAATTATCAAGTCTTGCAAAAAGCGTTGCAATATTATTTTGTGCTTTTGAATTATTTTTATCGAGTAATATTGCCTTTTTAAATTCGTTTTCCGCTTCTTCAAATCTTTCAAACTGTTCTAAAAGACATCCGTAATTATTATGTAATTCTGAATTTTCAAAATCATTTTGAATTGCATTTATGTATTCTTCTTCTGCTTTTTCAAATTCCCCTGATTCATAATAACTATTTGCAGACTCAAAAAATTTTAAACCTTTATTATTGTTTTCTTCATAGTCTTTTAAGTTTTTTAAGGTTACATCGCTAATTAAGGATACATTTTCAATTATCTCTTTATTAATTGTTGGATTTTCTTCTTTTGTATTATTTTTAGGTAAATATTCAAAAGATTCTACATCGTTTTTTATTTCTTCAGTAACCTTTTTTTCTAAATCCAAATCTACTTGAAATTTTTCTAAATTGCTAACTTCTATTGATTCAATAGGGACGTAAGAATCATTCTCTATTTTTG
It encodes:
- a CDS encoding rRNA adenine N-6-methyltransferase family protein; the protein is MEIDWAEHFRKNYAKTQFKSETESKNFWDSFSKNYAKNVLKNERIEKNMNYFKNNFELDENTSILEIGPGPGTYTIPLAKEVKEVTVIEQSTGMIDILKNRMEEEGLTNINIINKRWDDVQLGNDFLNHDIVFSSYSLGVDDMEDSLKKMNDAAKKYCCILTFGTRQAWKEIYNKIGEVLIENDENRKEFGLTYILIYNILHQIGIYADVKITEKPFSQVFCDLDEAVSHYLERFKARGKIYPTKEQISKVKDILSTELTKTEDSFKFEKFSKEAMIYWKKEI